In the Clostridia bacterium genome, AGCTGATGGACGCCTTCTGGCAGAGCGAACGCGACCTGCGGCTCGTGCTTCAGCTCATCGACCTGCGCAACGGGCCGAGCGCGGACGACCTCATGATGCTCGACTTTCTCAACTATTACGGCTACGATTACGTCGTCGCGGCGACGAAGGCCGACAAGCTCTCCAAGCGCCAGCGCGCCGAGAACATAGAAAAACTGCAGTCGATAAAACAGCTCTCCGGTGTGAAGATCGTTGAATTCTCAACCTTTGAAGACGCGGGGAAGAACGAACTGATCGCAATGATCGAAGAAAAGGTGAAGTAAAATGTTCGTATCCGATCACGCAAAAGTCAACGCCGCCGGACACCTCGCGTTCTCCGGCGCCGACACCGTCGCGCTCGCGCAAAAGTACGGCACGCCGCTTTACGTCACGTCGCTCGACGGCGTGAAGGCGTCCTGCGCCGAATTCACCGCCGCGCTTCAGAAGCATTACGGCGGCAGGGGAATGATCCTCTTCGCGAGCAAGGCGAACTGCAACAAGGCGGTCTGCAAGACGGTCTCCTCCTGCGACTTCGGACTCGACGTCGTTTCGGGCGGGGAATTGTATACCGCGCTGAAGGCGAACGTCAACCCGGAGAAAATCTGCTTCCACGGCAATAACAAGACCGAATCCGAGCTGCGCCTCGCCATTGAAAGCGGCGTCGGCAGGATCTTTTCCGACAGCATGAGCGAGCTCGACGATATCGAGCGTATCGCCGCCGAACTCGGCAAAAGGGTGAAGGTGCTCGTCCGCGCCAACCCCGGCGTCGAAGCGAGCACGCACGAATATATCATGACCGGCCAGGTCGATTCCAAGTTCGGCCTCTCGATCGAGAAGGGCGACGCGCTCGCCGGCGTGCTGAAAGCCCTCGCGAGCGAGCATATTGAGCTTGCGGGCATCGACTGCCACATCGGCAGTCAGATATTCGAGGTGCTTCCGTTCGAGGACGAGGCGGAAATGCTGATGCGCTTCCTTGTGAACGTCCGCGCGCTCACCGGAGTAACGCTCCCCGAGCTGAACATCGGCGGCGGCTTCGGCGTGCGCTATGTCCCGTCGGACGATCCGCTTTCCGCGGACCGCATAATCGGCGCCGTCGCGGCTCGCGTCAAACGCTTCTGCGCGGAAAACGGCTTCCCCGAGCCGTTCCTGATGTTCGAGCCGGGCAGGGCGATAGTCGCGAATAACGGCATAACGCTCTATACCGTCGGCTGCGTCAAGGAGATCGAAGGCGTCCGCAACTACGTCAGCGTCGACGGAGGAATGTTCGATAACCCGCGCTACGCGCTCTATAAAGCGCGTTACACCGCCTGCGTTGCGAACAAAGCGTCCTTCCCGTCGGATTACCGCGCCGCGATAGCGGGCAAGTGCTGCGAAAGCGGCGACCTCATCGGCAGGGATATCGAGATCCAGCGCCCGGAGCGCGGCGATATCCTCGCCGTCTTCACCACCGGCGCGTATAACTATTCGATGTC is a window encoding:
- the lysA gene encoding diaminopimelate decarboxylase, producing MFVSDHAKVNAAGHLAFSGADTVALAQKYGTPLYVTSLDGVKASCAEFTAALQKHYGGRGMILFASKANCNKAVCKTVSSCDFGLDVVSGGELYTALKANVNPEKICFHGNNKTESELRLAIESGVGRIFSDSMSELDDIERIAAELGKRVKVLVRANPGVEASTHEYIMTGQVDSKFGLSIEKGDALAGVLKALASEHIELAGIDCHIGSQIFEVLPFEDEAEMLMRFLVNVRALTGVTLPELNIGGGFGVRYVPSDDPLSADRIIGAVAARVKRFCAENGFPEPFLMFEPGRAIVANNGITLYTVGCVKEIEGVRNYVSVDGGMFDNPRYALYKARYTACVANKASFPSDYRAAIAGKCCESGDLIGRDIEIQRPERGDILAVFTTGAYNYSMSSNYNRNPRPAMVVIENGEDRVAIRRETYADLAAFDEE
- a CDS encoding YihA family ribosome biogenesis GTP-binding protein; translated protein: MIKWQNASFETSCGAPSQLFASDLPEIAFSGKSNVGKSSLINKLLGRKSLAKTGSEPGKTRTVNFFNIDGQLRFVDLPGYGYAKVSKEIKEKWMKLMDAFWQSERDLRLVLQLIDLRNGPSADDLMMLDFLNYYGYDYVVAATKADKLSKRQRAENIEKLQSIKQLSGVKIVEFSTFEDAGKNELIAMIEEKVK